The genome window GAAAACCGCGTTTCCGGCGCAAATGAACGGGGAAGTTTTTTTGAATTATGTGGAATGGCTGCGCGGGGAAGGTAAGCGGCCTACCACGATGGCGCGCAAAATTTCCGCCTTGCGCCGTTTTTATCGTTACTTGGTTAGAGAGAAAACCTTCGAAGAAGATCCCTCGCGTTTAGTGCGATCCTCCACGCCGCCCAAGCAATTTAAGGGCGCTCTCGATGCGGACGAAGTCCAGCGGCTATTGGAGGCGACGGAGAACGAGGGCGACGACGCCCTGCGCCTGCGCGACCAGGCGATGATCGAGTTGCTCTACGCCGCGGGCTTGCGCGTTTCCGAACTGCTGCATCTGCGTCCCGGCGATTTCAATTTTCAATACCTCTTTCTGCGCACGATGGGCAAAGGCTCCAAGGAACGCTTGGTTCCCTTTCACGAACGAGCCGCGCAAAAAATTCGGGAATATATGGAGCGCGGACGTCCGGTTTTATGCGGCGGCCGGGCGGCGGATACGCTCTTCGTCAACCGTTTCGGCAAGCCCCTCAGCCGCATGGGATTTTGGAAAATCTTGCGCAAGTACGCCTTGCTCGCGGGGATTACTTCGGACCTGACGCCCCACACCTTGCGCCATTCCTTCGCCACGCATCTATTGGAAAACGGCGTCGATCTGCGCGTATTGCAGGAACTTTTAGGGCACTCCGATATTTCCACTACCGAAATCTACACTCACATCGACCAACGCCGAATGCGCGAGTTGCATCAGCAGTTTCATCCGCGGGGGAAAAAGAAGAAATAATTCCCATTTGGATATCTATGATGGAATGTATGTAAGTTTCCGTTCAATATCCCGATTAACGAAAAACTATCTTCAATTTCAATTTATCATTATTCAACTATTGCCTTGCACAACCTATCTTTGAAATCTTCATTTTTCATTTTTGCCGATGCTTTTAAGGCATTCGCCTTATAGGATTGATTGTGAAATAAATCCAAAATTTTCGTTTCTAATTTTTGCCGAGTGATTTTTGCCATCGAGATTCCCATTGGCCCAACGCCTAGATCGCTTATCAAGTTATCCCATAAGTATTGGTCGATAATATGAGGGATAATCATAGAAGCGCAACCGTACTTGAGCGCCAGGTGCGTTGTGCCGGAACCTCCATGATGCAGTGCGGCATACATTTTAGGGAAAATCCATTCGTAGGGAATTCCCGATTCGAAATGGATTAAATCGGAATTATAGTTCGTCAGTTCAACCAAACCTCCCGAAGCGGTATTGATAATCGCCGGGATTTGGCATCGTTCCAAAATATCGACAATCATTTTGGTTTTTTCTTCGGGTTCGGGATTGGCCATACTTCCAAACGTAACGAATAATATTTTTTCTCGGTCAGCGACAAACTTTTCTAATCTCTTATTTGGATGCCAATGTGCCGTCTTCTTTCTTTCATGATAACCCAATACTTGCGTATTTTCCGGCCAATAATCCGGTC of Candidatus Omnitrophota bacterium contains these proteins:
- the xerD gene encoding site-specific tyrosine recombinase XerD; this encodes MSEQEPKKTNPYLRQFLDHLVLEKGAAKATLDAYRRDVEQHLRFLEERKTAFPAQMNGEVFLNYVEWLRGEGKRPTTMARKISALRRFYRYLVREKTFEEDPSRLVRSSTPPKQFKGALDADEVQRLLEATENEGDDALRLRDQAMIELLYAAGLRVSELLHLRPGDFNFQYLFLRTMGKGSKERLVPFHERAAQKIREYMERGRPVLCGGRAADTLFVNRFGKPLSRMGFWKILRKYALLAGITSDLTPHTLRHSFATHLLENGVDLRVLQELLGHSDISTTEIYTHIDQRRMRELHQQFHPRGKKKK